The sequence AAATAATACTCAATGTTTTAATGAGCCTTATTTGTGCGGAACAGCTTTTACTAGCAGCTCTGTCTTGAAGTCAGAAACAAATacagcctttttcttcttttttttttgcttgcttttagcACTAGCCTTTGTCTTATGTTACAGGTTATAATTCTATCTGACATCTTTCCCATGTTTTAGTGTCTCGTGTACTTTGGACGAGGAGAATACAGAAATGTGGACAGTACGTACTAAGAAAATGGTTTAAATTATCTTTCTACATCATCTTTAAGCCTTTACATTGATTATGACAGTCACTATGTTTCTGGATGTAAGCATTCCTACAGCATAAGAAATTCCAATGCTGATAGGCTCAGTTACTACTGGTCCTTCTTGATATAGTTACTGCTCACTAGTGGGAGTAAAAAGGAGTCTGATGAATCTTGAAGTCTTTCTGAATTTGCAAAATTAATCTGGATTTTGAAACTTTTATGCTTATATGAGCTTTATAAGCTCATTTTATACAATAACTACTCCAATACTCAATACTTTCTACGGAAACGTAGATAGAGATATTTCCAGAGAAAAGGTATATTAGAGAGTAATATCAGTAACTGTCACATAGATTACTGGGATGCTGTAACTGTCTGTAATCTGAGAAAGTGCAAAGTTAAAGAATTTAGAAAGAAACCCAAAGAAGTAAGAGTATGGAAGCGCACTGTCAACGTACATGACAAACCTGACTCAGTTTGTGCTGAAATGGCTGAACAATTTTGGTCAGTGCATTCTGGAGTTCAGAGACACAGAGGAGGTTATGCTGTTCTTTACTTGTTCTGtatttgagattttattttatccCCTTACATTCTCTTATCATAATAGGGTAATTCGTATAGATGCCTTCAGATGACACTTGCTAAAACACAGTCTTGACTTATCCCAGGTCCCAAACTTCCATGGGAAAAGATTATAATAAACAGTAACAACAGATCCCCTCCTTACAGCTACTGTTGCAGTAAGCATTTTACTGCTCACTGCAAAGCTTGCTTTTTTACCAAGAAACAGTAAGCGATCTAGAAACCAGAGAAAAGTAGCACACGTACCACATTGACTCCAATTAACTGCATGCATGAGGCGACAAGGAAGAGAGTGATGAGCTGCCAACGGACAGATTTGTCACGAAAAAGATCACAAACGCTCTTAGCTTTCTCCCCATGGATGGCCTTTTGCTCTGCCATCATGTCATCTATTTCAGCCATATGGTCAccatctccccagagctgcttcacagctggaaggagagggagagaaagatgaGTCCTGGTCCAAGCTCACCAGTACAGACATGAATTCAGAGGATTACCTCCTGCCTTGCAGAGTGTCTTATTTGAGCTTCAGGCACTCTTGTGTGAACTTCCTAGAGTTATGGATTCAGATTAGATACAGATCCAGTTCATTGCTATCTATTTTTACCCATAAATCTTAATCACGACCTCACCTTTGGCCAACAGCTGCTTACAATGTTTCAATGTAAATCACACCTGAATTCTTACCAATCCTTCCCTGAATACCCTCCAGCTAAAGGTGCAATTCTAGTGCACGTACCGAAACACAGACAAGGAAAAATGACTCTTACACTAAAAAATAAGCCTACATCTAAAGAGCTCTCTCTTTTGATAGTTAAAACCCTACAATGGCTGTTTCTCTGTTTATGTCAGTAGTTGCTGTGAGGGTTACTGAAGAACTGGAATGCTTATGGATATGGCACGACAGTTAAGAGCATCCCTTTCTTACACAGAGCCAGAAGGTACCGTATCCACACCCTGACAGCTCAGGGCAGAATCTGTATTGGTGGAAATACAAGCTCTGTGTGATCACGTCCCTCGGAGGATCCTGGCAGAGGGTAAGGGAGAACCAAAGAGATAATTAGTGACAAGAGAGCACTAATATCAAAATGGAAGAGGCTGTCTTTCATTAAAGCTGAAGGTGGTTTCAGAGACAAAAGACCAAGAGTCTTTTTCCCAACTGTACCTCCCTTCCAGGCTCATGTGGGgctttactgtattttctgctttttgctaaAACAAACTCTTTGTGGCCCATTTCCTTACCTTTAATGCACCCCTCCTTGTCCTTTTTGTCAATGAGCAGGTAGCGGGGAGagtctgggaagaaggggagggtgaGAAGCTGAATGAGGGCAGGAAGCGCGTTGGCTGCCATGAGAATAGGCCAGAGAGCATCTACTCCAAGAACTTCTCTGAAACAAAACCAGCCGAGTGAGAGGAGCTAAGCAACCATGCGTACTGGCCATGTGAGCACACACAGACTCAGGCAGTCCCTCTGCCCTGCTGCGTGTGTCCTGGCAGCTCTCACCCAGGAGTCTCCAGCATTTCTCAgcccagaaaaatgaaaatctcaaTGGGAGGCGGAAGGGGAAAGCAGAGTGCTGTTGCATGCAGCACACCTAATTACACAGTGTTGCCAGCTGTTGCTCAGTAGTGAGTGCAGCAAGGCTAATTATCCTGTGACAGCTGAGGGCCCACAGGGAGGAACAGTGTCCCAGCACAAGCACTGAAGAAAGAACCTGTGGTAGCTGATCCCTCTGCTTGTGATCTAAAGAGTCCCAGGTTACAATTAAGACAGGATCCAGGGGTTATCAGCCTGGTACTGACTGTCCCAAGTAGCAGACACTGGGTTTCCTGCAGCTTTGAGAATACTGAGGCCAGAATGATGCATGCTTGGGAATGCTTTGGCACGGGACAGGCAGAAGGAGCCTGTGCTGGGGAGAATGAATCCACGTTAGGCCtcttgttttgtgtgtgtgtttgatgAATGGGTGTGCTGGTTTGTGTGTATTTTCAAGAAAGTTTGGATGAATCTGATATTCCCCGctccttctaaaaaaaataaagagtaaagGTCAGTTCTTACAAAAGATGGATTTCTTTCAAACCCATTCAAATCTGTTAAAGGTTTTTATTGTCTGTCTTTTGATCTGTCTTTGCTAGGAAGCAATGTAATTCTTcatgattaaatattttatattatttctgttTCCCATTCAACTAAATCAGGAATTTGGGCTGAGCTAATTCAGTCTGGCTGCCTAGAGTACCCTGAAAACATGCCTAAAAATAGTTGCTGATCTGCCTATCCACCGGCTTGCGTTgacatatgcatatattttaataaCCGAATAAATTAAACAGGTCTTAGACCCACATACCTGAGACCCAGAGCAAATCCTACAAACTTTCCAATGGCAATGGCAGTAGAAGCTGTTATGGCTATCAGCCCGCGGAGCTTCCGTGGGGCACATTCCCCAGCATACATAAGGTGGATATTCAGACCTAAACCTGTAGTGGCAAAAGACTGTCAGGGCAATTCAAACTCCCATAGGTCTGGTGTTTTGGAGGGGAACATTACAGGCAAAGCCTATAGCATTAGACTCTGAGATACTTCTTTAACCATGCTGAGTATATGTCTGTCTGACACAAAGCATGTTCCCAGTACCGTAGTCTTGCGTCTTTGCTAAATATTTCACTAAGTAAGTATGTTCCCTAGGGAAATCTGTTCTTCATCAGGCTGACCTCTTACAATGTTTCCTACAGCCACATATACAGCATTACTGTTGCTCCCTTTAATCTCAGATTATATATTTCAGTGTCTACTTGCGATGCTATGTGCCATATTTTGTGATTGAAACCAACAAGTTAACAAATGCTATATATTCCATTTGCTCAGTGAAATAATTAATATGTATCCTCTCTCTTAATTTTTTCTGCTGGTTAGTATTATCTTTATCCAACTGCTCAGGGATCAAAAACACTGGCAGAATGTAACCTGAAGTATCTGGAAATTAGAATTGCCCAGCTTGAAAACCATTCCTTTGGCTGCAATATGGAAGGCAGTATACCAGCCACAATGAGCAGCAACAGGAACAAAGGTCAGCTTTCTATTGAGTGAGCATGCTCCCCTAAAATATCgcatgttttgcctttttcacaAGTTGGCAATACTTTTTATATGGATTGGATGTAAAgataaaagaatgagaaatggaGATGTCACACATGATTAATTTAAGTGCTTTCTTATTTAGTTAAAAATGCATTCAGCAATCAGACACTCTGCAGGGTTTAGTAAAAATCTGTGATCTGTATACTCAATCTGGTAAATCCTTGTGACTTTCAGTCACTACTCTCCCAACTATTTAATACCATAGGTAGGAATGCTAACTTACCTCCACACACTCCAGAAAATATTCTTCCAGCGATGATCATCTCAAAGGATCCACACAGCCGACTGAGTCCCATCAGAGCTGCACTCAGCAGAGCAGGGATATTGGTGAACAACATGGCCTTCTTCCTggaattcatttaaattaatgtgAGCATAAATATTGTCCACGTGTCATTCACATGGACGATCCTTCAGCCTGACAGAAGTGGTGTGAATTGTACCGTGGTTAAAGACTGCAAGCTTCCGAGATCGGCTGCAGTGAGGGAAATAGGAAATGGGAATGAGAAAAATTTGTCACAGACTGATAAGCTAGTTGAAGCTTTTGATGCCTCCAGTGGAGCCAATATCTACACTGAAGAACAAGCTTTGTGAGCAGTTGATTGAAATTAACTTAAAACTTCATGCACTCCTCATGTGATTTCTCAAGACTGGATTTGCTTTGGAATTTATAAGGGAGAGGGTATGATTTTCTTTGTGATCACTGGCAGATTTTGCCATTCTGTTTCTTCACTGAACTGATCCTTCATCTGAAGCAGCTCTGGGCTGCTCACAGTGCTACTTTACAAGCGGTGTTTCTGCCAAGACACGGTCACTTATTTTTGCAGTTCTGGGTGTAAACAGAAAGGCTAATGTAATCATTATTCCTACCTTCCAAATCTAACAGACAAATATCCAGCAGACAAGGACCCCAGAAGCCCACCAATGCTGTAGATGGACACAACAAAGGACCACATCAAAGTAATCAATTCTTCAGTGGGAGAAGAGCCATATCTCTTCAGCCAGGTCTCACGGATGAAACTTTTGatgtacttcaaaagaaaaacagaaaacaatggaCTCAGTCAACAAGCTTTTGAATAATTGCACCTCTTTTTTACTTCTCCTAGCTACTTACTGGTCTTTTTGATACATTTCTATTGACACCTTGGTTGAAAGCTTAGCCCCAGTGAAATTAAAGGCAATTTTGCCACTAACATTCCTTGAGTTACTGTTCTAGCAACAAGGTGCAATGAATAAATCAATGAATAAATATATCAATATTAAATATCAACAGTGAGTACCACTAAGAGAGTGGCAGGTTGGTCTTCTGTTTATGTGCTAAACCCTGATTGTTTTGCTAACTGATCTTCCCCTCCATTCCAGCTGGTCTGTATGTCTCTCTCGTCCACCTGATGAATCCTGGCTGATGCCTTGAGTGAAATTCAGGTTTGACTTcaactgatttcagtgaaatcagGATTTTTCCCTTGATGCGGCCCACTGTGAGGTCTCTCTGACCTATTGTTCATAACCTCCATGACACCCTCATTCTTGATGAGGGTTCCCAAAGTGGTGATATGGACATGAACTCAATGTCCTCGCCACCATTCAGGATGACAAACACTTcccctaattttctttttccagctgcaggAATCAGTGCTGACCTCAGCTCTAGTGCTACAGTCCTTCCCTATCCTATTTCACCTTACAGATAGTCACTTAGACTCTTAGAACCAAGAAACCACAATAAGTCTAGTTTTGAGAGCAAAAGTTAAAAAGTTAGTGATTGCAAATAGAGGCAGGAATGCATGAGAACATTGAAATTCTTGCTGAGAGCTCAATTTTTTGAGTTGTCCATGCTTACCTCAGCAGGAGAGTTGATAATGGAGACCTGCAACCCATACTGGAAAGCTCCACCAATGCCCAGCACAAAAGCCAGGAGGAAGAGACTGTAGCTCATTTTCTGGcaggaaataaaaacagcaaacaaagctAGTATAGCTCTTCAGACATGTCCTGTTTTACCTTCAGGGACTCTTACAGCTTGAGCAACACCACACACCTGCCTCCTCCGAGATGAAGGAGCCAGCACACAGAGTGCAATAGATGACCAAAGCTATTAAAGCACAGGATAGTGAAAAATTTGAGGAATGACAAAGGTCATAGCTGTCTCACAGAAACCAGTTACACACTTCAGTGCTTCTCTCTTCAGCTTTGGGCATCTTAATCTGCACTATCATAGGGTAAATGGTTGCGGGAGCATGGTACAATGTGTGAGCATCACGTGCACAATTTCCATCTATTTgtcattcctcctcctcctttctcatttGTTATCTCACCTAGATGACTATTTTGCTCACTGACTTGGCTGAGACTAGATAAGCATTTGGGGATTGAAGGGCATTCCTGGTTTCATAGTTTATTCACCTTTTCTTAGAACTATAGCTGGTAATAGGCTTAAGAATACGCCCACGGTATAGTACTGTGATACGTGCATACCTCTCCCCTTCCACTCCCACTGCTCTCTGTTACTACTGATATTCTGTCCAGCAATGACAGCATGATGCTGCACTTCTATCTCTAGAACAGATCATATTCAAAGGCAATTCTGAACGACTGCCAAACATTTCCAAGCTGATTTCTAATCAGATTAATGCCATTTCTTGAATGGGCATCAAATTTATCCATGTTGCAACATTGTTGGCTTCAAAGGAGTCAGCTCTGAATAAATTTGGTATTTGGCACATTCTTATATTAAATGACAACAATGTCCTGTTTGTCAAAGCACTAGGAAGAAATGGGATTCACAGTCTCTACTACTAGACATATCTCTACTAGCCTTTGTGCTTGCATGTGGTCCCTTTGACATCTTTCCACGGCTGTCAGGTGATGACTGCCAGGGCTTATGTTGAGGAGAGCAGATTTCAGGAAAAAGTGAGACCAGCTTGCCTCCCCCTCAGGGTCCATGGCGGCCGAAATGTGAATACTGTATACAAACTGTCCCCTGAATAGcacttaaattaaaaatttgtctgttttaataatattactaaagaagggtttttttgggttttgggttttttttaaatatagttccAGATCTTTGAGTGCAAACCAGCACACAATCAGCTGTAGCTAGAGTGACTCAGCTGCATTAATCTGGTCATTACTGTTTCCATCAGGTTAATAATACATACTATAAAGTAAACACAAATCTGTTGTGTACCTGAAATCTATTCTATGCCTTGATGATTAGTGTTTCCTATTCTATGCCTTGATGATTAGTGTTTAAAGTGTCTTTGGAAAGATAAGAcatattaatttctttatatttcacATCTTCAGAAAGTAAAATGcctgttttgcaaaagaaattattttactgaaataaaagtaATGCAAGCTGAGCAAAACTGGTCTTCCAGTAGATTTCACTGTTGGAACAGCGCAGTGTGTGCTGCAGTTACTGGCATTGTAACTAAGAATATGAAAAAGACACTGGCTCCACCTAATTTTCATTCCGATGAATGCAGCCTGTTGACTTTATTAGGAAACTTGTAGTTGTTTTCCTTATAGGCGTGTTGTCTGTATTTTGTGTTGACAGCAATTGTTTCTGTCCAGACTTCCTATATCTCGCATATGAAAATCTCCTTGTCATTAGGAACTGATTTTTTGCTCATGATATTGATAGTTCATGGTACTATTGTAAATCCTGATTGCACGATGCAGGTGGACCTGCATGCTTCTAATTCAGAAGTCTGGACGGAAGATAAGGTTTTTGTGCACATTTGGCAAGTCTTTCATCAGAAGTCCAGGTGATCACGATTTTCAGGTGAATTTGCAACTTGTCAGACATAGCAGATGAGATTTAATTCTCCAGAAGTCACACAGGCATTCTGGgttaaaaatttaaacaagattttaacattttttttgctaaaactaTTGTTTTGCTACTGGATTGTTATTCTTTTGTTTATGAAAAGTTAGAAGTATATTTCCCTGTAGTGTCAGTGTCTCAAAGAATCAGCTGTTGCATCATTGCTATAAGTCATAGTACTATGATTCTCTGAAAACAAATGCACAATGGAAAAATTAATAtactgcttatttttttctctttcaaagcactGCAGGCACTTTAATTCTTCCAACTCTGCACAAAAATCTGTGTTTGTGCCTCTTCTGATCCTAACTGAAATGGTTTTGTTTATGTACATGTAAAAAATTAACCTAGTTTCTGCAGAGTGTGGTACTTTCAGTGCAATACTTCAGTTATACAGGCATGTAAATTGGATGCAAATGAGTCATGATGCTTGCATTTTCGTATATCCTTTGAAAGGGACAATCTTCTCCTGTCACAGCGTTAGCAATTTATGAGG comes from Larus michahellis chromosome 13, bLarMic1.1, whole genome shotgun sequence and encodes:
- the LOC141750772 gene encoding solute carrier family 2, facilitated glucose transporter member 11-like codes for the protein MSYSLFLLAFVLGIGGAFQYGLQVSIINSPAEYIKSFIRETWLKRYGSSPTEELITLMWSFVVSIYSIGGLLGSLSAGYLSVRFGRKKAMLFTNIPALLSAALMGLSRLCGSFEMIIAGRIFSGVCGGLGLNIHLMYAGECAPRKLRGLIAITASTAIAIGKFVGFALGLREVLGVDALWPILMAANALPALIQLLTLPFFPDSPRYLLIDKKDKEGCIKAVKQLWGDGDHMAEIDDMMAEQKAIHGEKAKSVCDLFRDKSVRWQLITLFLVASCMQLIGVNVVYFYAYNVFKKAGIPPAQTHYVSLGIGVTEILSTILCGFLIERAGRKTLLWKSYTVLALALVLLTVTLSLQDSFSWVPYCSVALIFIFIMSFGIGPAGVLCPLPTEIFIQSYRPAAYVFNGVTNWIQLFILGLLFPFIVEGLGSFCFIIFLIYCLSMAVFVFLVMPETKGKTMLQVMEEFNRLNYRGKKRQLQQSNCSVMIVTRL